A window from Bufo bufo chromosome 1, aBufBuf1.1, whole genome shotgun sequence encodes these proteins:
- the TMEM150A gene encoding transmembrane protein 150A — protein sequence MTGWIVLPISLTAFSIPGIWIVYAMAVMNHHVCPVENWMYNVTCSDDNAKQGAPKTCCTLDDVPLISKCGTYPPESCLFSLIGNVGAFMVVMICLLRYSQVIELSHSSWLNTVALISGCTNAAGLVMVGNFQVDYAKSLHYIGAGVAFPAGLLFVCLHCILTYHLAASALDYFVGHLRVSLTTVALISLVLSGVFFIHESFLLQHLAAICEWIFVLDILVFYGTFAYEFGSVSTDTIMAALQSSAARSCKSPGSSSTSTHLNCNPERIAMI from the exons ATGACTGGCTGGATTGTCCTACCCATCAGCCTGACTGCATTTTCCATTCCTGGGATATGGATTGT GTATGCAATGGCTGTGATGAACCATCACGTGTGTCCTGTGGAGAACTG GATGTACAACGTGACCTGTTCCGATGACAACGCCAAGCAGGGGGCCCCCAAGACCTGCTGTACCCTGGATGATGTCCCCCTTATCAG TAAGTGTGGGACATACCCACCTGAGAGCTGCCTCTTCAGCCTGATTGGGAATGTCGGAGCTTTTATGG TGGTGATGATCTGTTTGCTGAGATACAGCCAGGTCATCGAGCTCAGCCACAGCTCATGGCTGAACACTGTTGCTCTGATCTCCGGCTGCACCAACGCGGCAGGACTAGTCATGGTGGGGAACTTCCAG GTGGATTACGCCAAGTCTCTACATTACATTGGTGCAGGAGTGGCATTTCCAGCCGGGCTGTTGTTTGTATGTCTTCACTGCATCCTTACTTACCATCTGGCTGCTAGTGCTCTAGACTACTTTGTAGGACATCTGCGTGTAAGCCTGACCACTGTGGCCTTAATATCCCTTGTCTTGA GTGGTGTTTTTTTCATCCACGAAAGCTTCCTCCTTCAACACCTGGCTGCCATCTGCGAGTGGATCTTTGTCCTGGACATACTGGTCTTCTACGGGACTTTTGCCTACGAGTTTGGTTCAGTTTCCACAGATACAATAATGGCGGCCCTGCAGAGCTCGGCCGCTCGCAGTTGTAAGTCGCCGGGAAGCAGCAGCACATCCACCCACCTCAACTGTAACCCTGAGCGGATTGCCATGATTTAA